A genomic region of Zalophus californianus isolate mZalCal1 chromosome 1, mZalCal1.pri.v2, whole genome shotgun sequence contains the following coding sequences:
- the LOC113916806 gene encoding voltage-dependent calcium channel beta subunit-associated regulatory protein isoform X7, which produces MQPTPTMAPAASTTATVALTSRWDNATGSPTAEPDPILDNYALLVVVMSLFVGGALVVLSGVLLLCRRCWEAHRRFNRATEEAEKTTTTYLDNGAHPAQDPDFRGEDPDGQDAETERFLSTSYTGRRVSFNEAALFEQSRKSQDKGRRYTLTEGDFHHLKNARLTHLHLPPLKIITIHECDLGEASTTTPPKANLAIFQPPGKALTGRSVGPSSTLPGDPYNSAVGPADFEISPLASSDSGEGTWLEAGTRSTKPVGPGATTGPREAGPGSGAGPVLQFFTRLRRHASLDGASPYFKVKKWKLDPSQRASSLDTRGSPKRHHFQRQRAASESTEQEEGDAPHRDFIQYIASAGDAVAFPPPHPFLASPTSPSPTLGRYFSVDRSARGGPVGPSPAQSPPHRPGEGSPHPADVRSQSSSPATPPRGCLTGAPSPACITRGKPGETG; this is translated from the exons ATGCAGCCCACGCCCACCATGGCCCCTGCCGCCAGCACCACGGCCACGGTTGCCCTGACCTCGAGGTGGGACAACGCCACCGGCAGCCCCACC GCGGAGCCTGACCCCATCCTGGACAACTACGCGCTGCTGGTGGTGGTCATGTCGCTCTTCGTCGGTGGTGCGCTAGTGGTTCTGTCCGGCGTGCTGCTGCTGTGCAGGCGCTGCTGGGAGGCCCACCGGCGCTTCAACAG AGCGACGGAGGAAGCAGAGAAGACCACCACCACCTACCTGGACAATGGTGCTCACCCGGCCCAAG ACCCCGACTTCAGGGGGGAGGACCCTGACGGCCAGGATGCAGAGACGGAGCGCTTCCTGTCCACCAGCTACACCGGCCGCCGGGTGTCCTTCAACGAGGCAGCCCTGTTTGAGCAGAGCCGCAAGTCACAGGACAAGGGCCGCCG GTACACCCTGACGGAGGGGGACTTCCACCACCTGAAGAATGCCCGCCTCACTCACCTGCACCTACCACCTCTCAAGATCATCACAATCCATGAGTGCGATCTGGGTGAAGccagcaccaccaccccccccaaggCCAACCTCGCCATATTCCAG CCCCCGGGGAAGGCCCTCACCGGCCGCTCCGTGGGCCCCAGCTCCACCCTGCCAGGTGACCCCTACAACTCAGCCGTGGGCCCTGCTGACTTCGAGATCAGCCCCTTGGCATCCAGCGACTCCGGGGAAGGCACCTGG ctGGAGGCAGGTACCAGGAGCACTAAGCCTGTCGGGCCAGGGGCCACGACAGGGCCCCGAGAGGCAGGCCCAGGCTCCGGGGCCGGGCCTGTCCTGCAGTTCTTTACCCGCCTGCGGCGCCATGCCAGCCTGGATGGGGCCAGCCCCTACTTTAAGGTCAAGAAATGGAAGCTGGACCCCAGCCAACGGGCATCCAGTCTGGACACTAGAG GCTCCCCCAAGCGGCACCACTTCCAGCGGCAGCGAGCCGCCAGCgagagcacagagcaggaggagggggacgCCCCCCACAGGGACTTCATCCAGTACATCGCCAGCGCAGGCGACGCTGTGGccttcccgcccccccacccctttctggccagccccaccagcccatcccccactctcgGCAGGTATTTTTCAGTAGATAGAAGTGCCAGGGGTGGACCCgtgggccccagccctgcccagtcCCCGCCCCACCGTCCTGGGGAGGGCTCTCCCCACCCTGCAGACGTGCGGTCACAGTCCTCCAGTCCTGCCACCCCTCCCAGAGGCTGCCTCACTGGGGCCCCCTCTCCAGCATGCATCACAAGAGGGAAACCGGGGGAGACAGGGTAA
- the LOC113916806 gene encoding voltage-dependent calcium channel beta subunit-associated regulatory protein isoform X3, protein MQPTPTMAPAASTTATVALTSRWDNATGSPTAEPDPILDNYALLVVVMSLFVGGALVVLSGVLLLCRRCWEAHRRFNRATEEAEKTTTTYLDNGAHPAQDPDFRGEDPDGQDAETERFLSTSYTGRRVSFNEAALFEQSRKSQDKGRRYTLTEGDFHHLKNARLTHLHLPPLKIITIHECDLGEASTTTPPKANLAIFQLEAGTRSTKPVGPGATTGPREAGPGSGAGPVLQFFTRLRRHASLDGASPYFKVKKWKLDPSQRASSLDTRGSPKRHHFQRQRAASESTEQEEGDAPHRDFIQYIASAGDAVAFPPPHPFLASPTSPSPTLGRLEAAEEVGATGGASPESPPERSGGVGPEQRQQESDGERDSGPEQAQTIYRDIWSLRASLELHAAAASDHSSSGNDRDSVRSGDSSGSGSGTTVPTFPPPSPPPTPRSADSEAGGQRKLLQMDSGYASIEGRGAGEDGLPSASEKRSSFTSAGRTATVGSSFEGALAPTEAPARPRSPRAWPRRAPRRDYSIDEKTDALFHEFLRHDPHFDNALPCATRHRARAHPHPHTRKQWQQRGRQHSDPGARAATPAPPALTFGPDARPTRAPLRRGDSVDCPPEGRAGDDPAAPAIPVIEEEPGGGSGSCPGSGLCVGSPGTLLDKLAAGIDDRLFPPRLAQPIAAAPALAAAAAAPTSPDRSPA, encoded by the exons ATGCAGCCCACGCCCACCATGGCCCCTGCCGCCAGCACCACGGCCACGGTTGCCCTGACCTCGAGGTGGGACAACGCCACCGGCAGCCCCACC GCGGAGCCTGACCCCATCCTGGACAACTACGCGCTGCTGGTGGTGGTCATGTCGCTCTTCGTCGGTGGTGCGCTAGTGGTTCTGTCCGGCGTGCTGCTGCTGTGCAGGCGCTGCTGGGAGGCCCACCGGCGCTTCAACAG AGCGACGGAGGAAGCAGAGAAGACCACCACCACCTACCTGGACAATGGTGCTCACCCGGCCCAAG ACCCCGACTTCAGGGGGGAGGACCCTGACGGCCAGGATGCAGAGACGGAGCGCTTCCTGTCCACCAGCTACACCGGCCGCCGGGTGTCCTTCAACGAGGCAGCCCTGTTTGAGCAGAGCCGCAAGTCACAGGACAAGGGCCGCCG GTACACCCTGACGGAGGGGGACTTCCACCACCTGAAGAATGCCCGCCTCACTCACCTGCACCTACCACCTCTCAAGATCATCACAATCCATGAGTGCGATCTGGGTGAAGccagcaccaccaccccccccaaggCCAACCTCGCCATATTCCAG ctGGAGGCAGGTACCAGGAGCACTAAGCCTGTCGGGCCAGGGGCCACGACAGGGCCCCGAGAGGCAGGCCCAGGCTCCGGGGCCGGGCCTGTCCTGCAGTTCTTTACCCGCCTGCGGCGCCATGCCAGCCTGGATGGGGCCAGCCCCTACTTTAAGGTCAAGAAATGGAAGCTGGACCCCAGCCAACGGGCATCCAGTCTGGACACTAGAG GCTCCCCCAAGCGGCACCACTTCCAGCGGCAGCGAGCCGCCAGCgagagcacagagcaggaggagggggacgCCCCCCACAGGGACTTCATCCAGTACATCGCCAGCGCAGGCGACGCTGTGGccttcccgcccccccacccctttctggccagccccaccagcccatcccccactctcgGCAG GCTAGAGGCAGCCGAGGAGGTGGGCGCCACGGGAGGAGCGAGCCCCGAGTCTCCCCCAGAGCGCAGCGGCGGTGTGGGGCCTGAGCAGCGGCAGCAGGAATCTGATGGTGAGCGGGACTCGGGGCCAGAGCAGGCCCAGACCATCTACCGGGATATCTGGAGCCTGCGTGCCTCTCTAGAGCTGCATGCCGCAGCCGCCTCGGACCACAGCAGCAGTGGCAACGACCGCGACTCGGTGCGCAGCGGAGACAGCTCGGGCTCAGGCTCCGGGACCACTGTGCCCACCTTCCCACCGCCCTCGCCGCCGCCCACACCTCGCTCCGCGGATAGTGAGGCGGGAGGTCAGCGAAAACTGCTTCAGATGGACAGCGGCTACGCCAGCATCGAGGGCCGCGGCGCGGGCGAGGACGGGCTCCCCAGCGCGTCCGAGAAGCGCTCTTCCTTCACCAGCGCCGGCCGCACGGCCACTGTGGGCAGCAGCTTCGAGGGGGCGCTGGCGCCCACCGAGGCGCCCGCCCGGCCCCGCAGCCCCCGCGCCTGGCCCCGCCGCGCCCCGCGCCGCGACTACAGCATTGACGAGAAGACAGACGCGCTCTTCCACGAGTTCCTGCGCCATGACCCGCACTTCGACAATGCGCTGCCCTGCGCCACCCGCCACCGCGCGCGCGCGCATCCGCACCCCCACACGCGCAAGCAGTGGCAGCAGCGCGGCCGGCAGCACAGCGACCCCGGCGCGCGCGccgccacccccgccccgcctgcGCTCACATTCGGCCCCGACGCCCGCCCCACACGCGCGCCTCTGCGCCGAGGCGACAGTGTCGACTGCCCGCCCGAGGGCCGCGCGGGCGATGACCCGGCTGCGCCCGCTATCCCTGTCATTGAGGAGGAGcccggcggcggcagcggcagctgCCCCGGCTCGGGCCTGTGCGTCGGGTCCCCGGGGACACTGCTGGACAAGCTGGCGGCTGGCATCGACGACAGACTCTTCCCGCCGCGCCTCGCCCAGCCCATCGCTGCGGCTCCTGCGCtggccgctgccgccgccgcgcCGACGTCTCCCGACCGTAGCCCGGCCTAA